One window of Microcoleus vaginatus PCC 9802 genomic DNA carries:
- a CDS encoding DUF1232 domain-containing protein has translation MSERDIFATSSESELLAFYGSLFAIAAADGSVDIDELDLLFKTINLDKFSDSAKTQIQSYTARPPSLSDCLQTLSQSEEPLRLGVMYFLINIAGANKTLHPGESEAIQSAKKLLAVSDLQIQAMQEFIADMKQIREAAPNKNQASASFNSAVSQLKNKGIPLDLIDRKGTTTNLSNPKINYSDESFWTKIKNFALTAGREVVEKALILYYTAENPNVPAWAKGVVVGALTYFISPVDAIPDILAGIGFTDDLGVLLAAIATVSVYINADTKEQAKQKMKDWFG, from the coding sequence GTGTCCGAGAGAGATATTTTTGCCACCTCCTCAGAAAGCGAACTTTTAGCTTTTTATGGTTCTTTGTTTGCGATCGCAGCCGCCGATGGTTCCGTTGATATTGACGAACTAGATTTGTTGTTTAAAACCATAAATTTAGACAAATTTTCTGACTCTGCAAAGACTCAAATCCAATCCTACACAGCCCGTCCTCCATCACTCAGCGACTGTTTGCAAACACTCAGCCAGTCAGAAGAACCGCTGCGTTTGGGAGTCATGTATTTTTTAATTAACATTGCTGGGGCAAATAAGACGCTGCATCCCGGAGAAAGCGAGGCGATCCAATCCGCAAAAAAACTGCTGGCGGTTTCCGACTTACAAATCCAAGCCATGCAGGAATTCATCGCAGACATGAAACAAATACGAGAAGCCGCGCCCAATAAAAATCAGGCATCAGCCTCCTTCAATTCTGCTGTTTCCCAGCTCAAAAATAAGGGCATTCCTCTCGATTTAATCGACCGAAAAGGAACCACAACAAACCTCAGCAACCCCAAAATTAACTATTCAGATGAAAGTTTTTGGACTAAAATTAAAAACTTTGCTTTAACCGCAGGAAGAGAAGTAGTTGAAAAAGCTTTGATTCTCTACTATACGGCTGAAAACCCAAACGTGCCTGCTTGGGCAAAAGGAGTTGTAGTTGGAGCTTTGACGTATTTTATATCTCCTGTCGATGCCATTCCCGATATATTAGCCGGTATCGGATTTACCGACGATTTGGGAGTCTTGCTGGCGGCAATAGCTACTGTGTCAGTATACATTAATGCTGATACTAAAGAACAAGCAAAACAAAAAATGAAAGATTGGTTTGGCTAA
- a CDS encoding zinc ribbon domain-containing protein, whose protein sequence is MQLVILVVANEILSMPVYDYFCPKNNQQLEVSHSMNLEVSTWGQLCELAKCEPGDTPADAPVRRLLSAPRLMKPTSDTDYKNSGFSKYVKRDEGVYENVTAKDGESRIVNRDGKPIKD, encoded by the coding sequence GTGCAATTAGTAATTTTAGTAGTTGCAAACGAGATTCTTAGTATGCCTGTATACGATTATTTTTGTCCCAAAAACAACCAGCAGTTAGAAGTTTCCCACAGCATGAACCTGGAAGTTTCGACTTGGGGCCAACTGTGCGAGTTAGCTAAGTGCGAACCCGGGGACACTCCGGCAGATGCTCCGGTACGCCGACTGCTGAGCGCTCCGAGGTTGATGAAGCCGACATCCGACACCGATTATAAAAATTCGGGTTTCAGCAAGTACGTGAAGCGGGATGAAGGGGTTTATGAAAATGTCACGGCTAAGGATGGTGAAAGCCGTATTGTCAATCGAGATGGCAAGCCGATTAAAGACTGA
- a CDS encoding TspO protein, translating to MIKSWMVIGGVALIVALAANIIPPSDIQWFNRLRRPRWLVFERAIPLIWTVIFICATWSAVIVWEKEPGTQETWLRMGLYLLLEIVTMSYTSVMCKVRSLKVGTIIGGTGAILSVILALTVLPVSEPAALLLLPYILWSPIGTYTTWVMMHLNPADV from the coding sequence ATGATTAAATCCTGGATGGTAATTGGAGGCGTCGCCTTGATAGTAGCACTAGCTGCTAACATAATCCCGCCCAGCGACATCCAATGGTTCAACCGCTTGCGGCGTCCGAGATGGCTAGTATTTGAAAGAGCAATTCCCCTAATTTGGACAGTAATTTTTATTTGTGCAACTTGGTCAGCAGTGATTGTTTGGGAAAAAGAACCGGGAACTCAGGAGACTTGGCTGAGAATGGGTTTGTACCTGCTTTTAGAAATAGTAACTATGTCTTACACCTCGGTTATGTGCAAAGTTAGGAGCCTAAAAGTCGGCACAATAATCGGCGGAACGGGCGCTATTTTAAGCGTAATCCTAGCTTTAACTGTGTTGCCAGTTTCGGAGCCGGCCGCCCTGTTATTGCTGCCTTACATACTTTGGAGTCCGATCGGCACTTACACCACTTGGGTCATGATGCACCTCAATCCGGCGGATGTTTAG
- the hslO gene encoding Hsp33 family molecular chaperone HslO, with the protein MADQLIRATAAEGGIRAVAVISTRLTEEARQRHKLSYVATAALGRTMSAGLLLASSMKRPESRVNIRIKGDGPLGGLLIDAGLDGTVRGYVDNPEVELPPNAKGKLDVGGAIGDGYLYVVRDVGYGFPYSSTVELVSGEIGDDLTHYLATSEQTPSALVLGVFVGAGGVQASGGVLLQVLPKAATDEKLVQTLESRVAELSGFTPLLLSGKTLHQILEELLGDMGLEIFPETQMVRFHCGCSFDRVLGALKMLGEAELQDMIEKDGGAEATCHFCNEVYKANSDQLAELIGDLRSKSGS; encoded by the coding sequence ATGGCCGATCAATTAATTCGCGCTACAGCCGCAGAGGGCGGAATTCGCGCTGTAGCCGTCATTTCCACCCGCCTTACCGAAGAAGCAAGACAGCGGCACAAGCTCTCCTACGTGGCTACAGCGGCCCTCGGGCGCACGATGTCGGCAGGGCTGTTACTTGCCTCCAGCATGAAGCGGCCCGAATCGAGAGTCAACATTCGCATCAAAGGAGATGGGCCGCTGGGCGGGCTTCTGATTGATGCGGGACTCGATGGAACAGTTCGAGGTTATGTGGACAATCCCGAAGTGGAACTGCCACCCAATGCTAAAGGCAAACTCGATGTGGGCGGGGCCATAGGGGACGGTTATTTGTACGTGGTGCGGGACGTTGGATACGGTTTCCCTTACTCAAGTACGGTAGAATTGGTTTCCGGCGAAATTGGCGACGATCTGACTCACTATTTGGCAACCTCGGAGCAGACGCCTTCGGCTCTGGTTTTGGGGGTGTTTGTGGGGGCGGGCGGGGTACAAGCGTCTGGGGGTGTGCTGTTGCAGGTTCTGCCGAAGGCGGCAACGGACGAAAAATTGGTGCAAACTTTAGAATCTAGAGTTGCTGAATTGTCGGGCTTTACGCCACTGCTGCTATCGGGCAAAACGCTGCACCAGATTCTCGAAGAGTTACTGGGAGATATGGGCCTGGAAATTTTCCCGGAAACTCAGATGGTGCGGTTTCACTGCGGCTGTTCGTTCGATCGAGTTTTGGGAGCTTTGAAAATGTTGGGCGAAGCGGAACTCCAAGACATGATTGAAAAAGATGGGGGGGCTGAGGCTACCTGCCATTTCTGCAACGAGGTTTACAAAGCTAACAGCGACCAACTTGCAGAACTGATCGGCGATTTGCGCTCGAAATCCGGTTCTTGA
- a CDS encoding Crp/Fnr family transcriptional regulator, translating into MPLTSKALLAEIQHNTGASRNLHFYAKGETIPMMSHGLWRVCQGLAQLSTLYPTGEEGLLGWVGPSMCFGLWLTSLQTYRATATSDIYLMWYSMVEIEASPQLAHELLPQMVRRLRQMEAILAIAGQRRVDDRLYQLLLLLQQEFGQPVVEGTRLNIRLTHQDIANAICTTRVTVTRMLGKLQQQGLISRDGDRHLILNKDVFASTSDLFGCNPQAV; encoded by the coding sequence ATGCCATTAACATCCAAAGCACTTTTAGCGGAAATCCAGCATAACACAGGAGCGAGCCGAAACTTGCATTTTTATGCTAAGGGGGAAACCATTCCTATGATGTCGCACGGTCTTTGGCGAGTCTGTCAAGGTCTAGCACAACTGAGCACGCTTTATCCAACCGGGGAAGAAGGACTTTTGGGTTGGGTTGGGCCTTCGATGTGCTTCGGTTTGTGGTTGACAAGCTTGCAGACTTACCGAGCTACGGCGACATCAGATATTTATTTGATGTGGTATTCTATGGTGGAAATCGAAGCTTCTCCTCAATTGGCTCACGAGTTGCTGCCTCAAATGGTACGACGACTGCGGCAAATGGAAGCAATTTTAGCGATCGCCGGACAGCGGCGAGTAGATGACCGTTTGTATCAGCTACTGCTATTATTGCAACAGGAATTCGGTCAGCCTGTGGTTGAGGGAACTCGTTTGAATATCCGCTTGACACATCAAGATATTGCTAATGCGATTTGCACGACGCGGGTAACAGTAACTCGAATGCTGGGAAAATTGCAGCAGCAAGGGTTAATCAGTCGAGATGGCGATCGGCATTTAATTCTTAACAAAGATGTTTTTGCGTCCACATCGGATTTGTTTGGCTG